A part of Variovorax sp. HW608 genomic DNA contains:
- a CDS encoding NADP-dependent oxidoreductase gives MKALTFKRYGKSPGIGFAEIARPSLKPDEMLVQVHAAGVNPIDNMVPAGTFKLVLRFDLPATLGSDLAGVVVEVGSRVTRFKPGDEVFASLFDLGNGSLAEFAAVPESAAALKPHNLDFVQAASIPMVGLTSWQALKERAGLRRGQKVFIPAGSGGIGTFAIQLAHHLGAKVGTTVSTGNVELVRKLGADEVVDYKKQEFEKVLRGYDAVLGTVRGDAIAKSVDILNPGARIVSLIGPLDAAFARAKGLNFFLRFVLGLMSRKILRIARKREVNYSFLFMRPDGKQLGEIGELLKSERIRPVIDKVFPFEQAKEALDYLAQGRAKGKVVVRIK, from the coding sequence ATGAAAGCACTCACGTTCAAGCGCTACGGCAAGTCGCCCGGCATCGGCTTTGCCGAGATTGCCCGCCCCTCGTTGAAACCAGACGAAATGCTGGTGCAGGTCCATGCCGCGGGGGTGAACCCCATCGACAACATGGTCCCTGCTGGAACGTTCAAGCTCGTCCTGCGCTTCGACTTGCCCGCGACGTTGGGCAGTGATCTGGCGGGCGTGGTGGTCGAGGTGGGCAGCCGCGTAACCCGCTTCAAGCCTGGCGACGAAGTCTTCGCCAGCCTCTTCGACCTCGGCAACGGATCTCTTGCAGAGTTCGCGGCGGTGCCGGAGAGCGCCGCCGCCTTGAAGCCGCACAACCTGGACTTCGTGCAAGCTGCGTCGATTCCGATGGTCGGACTTACCTCATGGCAAGCGCTGAAGGAGCGCGCAGGTCTGCGTCGAGGCCAGAAGGTGTTCATCCCGGCGGGCTCCGGCGGCATCGGTACGTTCGCGATCCAACTAGCTCACCACCTTGGCGCCAAGGTGGGCACCACCGTCAGCACGGGCAATGTGGAACTGGTTCGCAAGCTCGGTGCCGACGAGGTCGTCGACTACAAGAAGCAGGAATTCGAGAAGGTACTTCGGGGTTATGACGCCGTGCTCGGCACCGTCCGGGGAGATGCCATCGCGAAATCCGTCGACATCCTCAATCCGGGCGCCAGGATCGTCTCCCTCATCGGCCCGCTCGACGCGGCGTTCGCGCGCGCGAAAGGCTTGAACTTCTTCCTGAGGTTCGTGTTGGGATTGATGAGCCGCAAGATCTTGCGCATCGCGAGAAAGCGGGAGGTCAACTACTCTTTCCTGTTCATGCGTCCCGACGGGAAGCAACTCGGGGAGATCGGTGAACTGCTCAAGTCCGAACGCATTCGGCCGGTGATCGACAAGGTGTTCCCCTTCGAGCAGGCCAAGGAGGCTCTCGACTACCTGGCGCAAGGACGAGCCAAGGGAAAGGTCGTCGTTCGTATCAAGTAG
- a CDS encoding NADH:flavin oxidoreductase/NADH oxidase family protein, whose protein sequence is MPKTSNASHRLLNQPLTLPNGTVLRNRLAKAAMSETLGTYDNRPTPSLVRLYERWGASGLGLIVTGNMMIDRRALGEPGNVAVEDESDLTVLRQWAKAATAQGAAIWAQLNHPGKQSTKGLNAFNLAPSAVPFREDMAALFETPREATGSEIHDIIERFGRSAAIVKKAGFGGVQIHGAHGYLVNQFLSAHHNRRDDEWGGTPEKRRRFLMAVYAEIRRQVGPEFPIGIKLNSADFQRGGFTEEESLATIRALAGAGIDLIEISGGTYEAPAMSGGLQEQAKASTAAREAYFLDFAEKVRAAVQVPLMVTGGFRTAAGMEAALRTGALDVVGLARLLAIDPDAPAALLEGRDSLQRVRPINTGLKAVDRMGIMEVLWYTRQLGRIAKGGDPQPRESGLSAFLKSALISGWGTFRTRRLRARG, encoded by the coding sequence ATGCCCAAGACATCCAACGCCAGCCACCGGCTTCTGAACCAGCCCCTGACATTGCCCAACGGCACGGTCCTGCGCAACCGGCTGGCCAAGGCCGCCATGAGCGAGACGCTCGGCACCTACGACAACCGGCCGACGCCCAGCCTCGTTCGGCTATATGAACGTTGGGGCGCCTCGGGCCTGGGCCTGATCGTGACGGGCAACATGATGATCGACCGCCGCGCTCTGGGCGAGCCCGGCAACGTCGCCGTCGAGGACGAATCCGACCTGACCGTCTTGCGCCAGTGGGCAAAGGCGGCGACGGCGCAGGGCGCCGCCATCTGGGCGCAGCTCAACCATCCCGGCAAGCAGTCCACCAAGGGCCTGAACGCCTTCAACCTCGCGCCTTCGGCCGTCCCCTTCCGCGAGGACATGGCGGCCCTCTTCGAGACTCCACGTGAAGCCACCGGGTCCGAGATCCACGACATCATCGAGCGTTTCGGGCGCAGCGCGGCCATCGTCAAGAAAGCCGGGTTCGGTGGCGTGCAGATCCACGGTGCCCACGGCTACCTGGTCAACCAGTTCCTCTCTGCGCATCACAACCGTCGCGACGACGAGTGGGGTGGAACCCCCGAGAAGCGCCGACGCTTCCTGATGGCCGTCTATGCGGAGATCCGCCGACAAGTCGGTCCGGAGTTCCCGATCGGCATCAAGCTCAACTCGGCCGACTTCCAGCGTGGTGGCTTCACCGAAGAAGAATCGCTGGCCACGATCCGCGCGCTGGCAGGGGCGGGAATCGACTTGATCGAGATCTCCGGCGGGACCTACGAGGCGCCCGCCATGAGTGGCGGGTTGCAGGAGCAGGCAAAGGCATCCACCGCAGCGCGTGAAGCGTACTTTCTCGACTTCGCTGAAAAGGTTCGTGCCGCTGTCCAGGTGCCACTGATGGTCACGGGCGGATTCCGCACTGCAGCCGGCATGGAAGCCGCGCTGCGAACGGGCGCGCTCGATGTGGTGGGCCTGGCGCGCTTGCTGGCGATCGACCCCGACGCGCCTGCCGCACTCCTGGAAGGCCGCGACAGCCTTCAACGAGTTCGCCCGATCAACACCGGTCTCAAGGCCGTGGATCGCATGGGAATCATGGAGGTGCTTTGGTACACGCGCCAACTCGGGCGCATTGCCAAGGGTGGAGACCCACAGCCGAGGGAAAGTGGGCTGTCTGCTTTCCTGAAGTCAGCGCTCATCAGTGGTTGGGGAACGTTCCGCACACGTCGCTTGCGCGCGCGCGGTTGA
- a CDS encoding helicase, producing MLKFKLLLWAFALLLQRKIRSNAECARYLGDKQLVFQIRTASGAGRWYLIEKGTVRSFAGLTDNAAFTFTFSNAAKGFEILSAKDAQPAFLRGVGSKDLIVSGDFREVMWFQGLTAYLQPPKVIAPWDRSPF from the coding sequence ATGCTCAAGTTCAAGCTCCTCTTATGGGCCTTTGCACTCTTGTTGCAGCGAAAGATCCGCAGCAACGCGGAGTGCGCGCGCTACCTCGGCGACAAGCAGCTCGTCTTCCAGATCCGCACAGCCTCAGGCGCTGGCCGTTGGTACCTCATCGAGAAAGGCACCGTGCGCTCCTTCGCCGGCTTGACCGACAACGCGGCGTTCACGTTCACCTTCTCGAACGCAGCCAAGGGCTTCGAGATCCTGTCGGCCAAGGACGCACAGCCCGCATTTCTGCGTGGGGTGGGCAGCAAGGACCTGATCGTGAGCGGCGACTTCCGCGAAGTCATGTGGTTCCAGGGGCTCACCGCCTACCTGCAGCCGCCCAAGGTCATAGCGCCCTGGGACCGCAGTCCGTTCTGA
- a CDS encoding alpha/beta fold hydrolase encodes MNDTHLTAPTRFVEVGGTRFAYRRWGNGAASQPPLLFLQHFRGGMDHWDPLMTDGLAAGREVILYNGRGVASSAGTPRNRIEDMADDAAAVIRALGLRQVDVLGFSLGGFQALDLTWRHPELVRKLMLLGTGPRGGNPELEERVLTTAVNPTPTFEDFRYLFFGRSDQAEQAARAFWERRHQRMDQDPPSSPQVANAQIEANVLYLPRLKEDDPFAYLRGIHQPTFILNGVNDVMVPTVNSFYMARNLPNAQLFIYPDAGHAPQFQCPQRFLQHALQFLGE; translated from the coding sequence ATGAATGACACGCACCTGACCGCACCCACGCGCTTCGTGGAAGTCGGCGGCACCCGATTCGCCTATCGCCGCTGGGGCAATGGAGCCGCTTCGCAGCCTCCGCTGCTGTTCCTGCAGCACTTCCGCGGTGGCATGGATCACTGGGACCCGTTGATGACGGATGGCCTGGCCGCCGGGCGTGAGGTGATCCTGTACAACGGTCGCGGTGTCGCGTCTTCCGCCGGGACGCCGCGCAACCGGATCGAGGACATGGCCGATGACGCCGCGGCGGTGATCCGGGCCCTGGGCCTGCGCCAGGTCGACGTGCTGGGCTTTTCGCTGGGCGGCTTCCAGGCCCTGGACCTCACGTGGCGCCACCCCGAACTCGTGCGCAAGCTCATGCTGCTGGGTACCGGTCCGCGAGGCGGCAACCCCGAACTGGAAGAACGTGTGCTGACCACGGCGGTCAACCCGACTCCCACCTTCGAGGACTTTCGCTACCTGTTCTTCGGCCGGTCGGATCAGGCTGAACAGGCTGCTCGGGCGTTCTGGGAGCGGCGTCACCAGCGGATGGATCAGGACCCGCCGTCTTCGCCGCAGGTGGCCAACGCCCAGATCGAGGCCAACGTGCTGTACCTGCCCCGGTTGAAGGAAGACGACCCCTTCGCCTACCTGCGCGGCATCCATCAGCCCACGTTCATCCTCAATGGCGTGAACGACGTGATGGTGCCGACCGTCAACTCGTTCTACATGGCGCGCAACCTGCCCAACGCACAGTTGTTCATCTACCCCGATGCCGGCCATGCCCCTCAGTTCCAGTGCCCGCAGCGCTTCCTGCAGCACGCATTGCAGTTCCTGGGCGAGTGA
- a CDS encoding alpha/beta fold hydrolase — protein MTAGVRPVTWKDVPTQFVSAGGVDFAYRELGQQNGGVPVVLLVHLAGVMDNWDPRVVDGLAATHHVIAFDNRGIGSSSGKPANTMEQMADDAITFINARGFKQVDLLGFSMGGMISQEIVLKEPQLVRRMILAGTGPAGGEGISTVAGVANYDLMRAKLTGQDPKQYLFFTRTPKGIEAGKAFLKRLLERTDNRDAEIAIGAYVAQLQALSAWGQKAPADLSVVKQPVLVVNGDADRMVPTPNSYDLARRLPNSQLIIYPDAGHGGVFQYEEDFVPKALAFLAN, from the coding sequence ATGACCGCGGGTGTTCGGCCCGTGACCTGGAAGGACGTCCCGACGCAGTTCGTCTCTGCAGGCGGCGTGGACTTCGCGTACCGGGAACTCGGTCAGCAGAACGGGGGCGTCCCCGTCGTGCTGCTCGTGCACCTGGCCGGCGTGATGGACAACTGGGATCCGCGCGTTGTCGATGGTCTGGCCGCGACCCACCACGTGATCGCCTTCGACAATCGCGGCATCGGATCTTCCAGCGGCAAGCCGGCCAACACGATGGAACAGATGGCCGACGACGCCATCACGTTCATCAACGCCAGGGGATTCAAGCAGGTCGACCTCTTGGGCTTCTCGATGGGCGGGATGATCTCGCAGGAGATCGTGCTGAAGGAGCCGCAGCTGGTGCGCAGGATGATCCTTGCGGGCACCGGTCCGGCCGGCGGCGAGGGCATCAGCACGGTGGCGGGCGTGGCGAACTACGACCTGATGCGCGCGAAGCTCACCGGGCAGGACCCGAAGCAGTACCTGTTCTTCACGCGCACGCCCAAGGGCATCGAGGCCGGGAAGGCCTTCCTGAAGCGCCTGCTGGAGCGTACGGACAACCGCGACGCGGAGATCGCGATCGGTGCCTACGTCGCGCAACTCCAGGCGCTCAGCGCGTGGGGGCAAAAGGCGCCGGCAGACCTCTCGGTCGTGAAGCAACCCGTCCTGGTGGTCAATGGCGACGCGGATCGAATGGTTCCGACCCCCAACTCGTACGACCTTGCACGGCGCCTGCCCAACAGCCAGCTGATCATCTATCCCGATGCTGGCCACGGCGGCGTCTTCCAGTACGAGGAAGACTTCGTGCCCAAGGCCCTGGCCTTTCTGGCGAACTGA
- a CDS encoding SDR family NAD(P)-dependent oxidoreductase: MSTLPTVLITGASTGIGATYAERFAQRGHDLVLVARDRSRLEALAARLRTQHDIAVDLLPADLTQQADLVSVEARLRDDARIGILINNAGMAQSGGFLQQNADGVDRLIALNITALTRLAAAVAPRFAQSGTGSIVNIGSVVGFAPEFAMSVYGATKAFVLFLSQGLNLELSSKGVYVQAVLPAATRTEIWERAGIDVNSLPDVMEVGDLVDAALVGFDRRELVTIPPLQVAGRWDALDAARQGLLSDIRQAQVAERYRSQA; encoded by the coding sequence ATGTCAACCCTCCCTACCGTCCTCATCACGGGCGCCTCCACGGGCATCGGCGCCACCTACGCCGAGCGCTTCGCGCAGCGCGGCCACGACCTCGTGCTGGTTGCCCGCGACAGATCGCGGCTGGAGGCGCTCGCCGCCCGCCTTCGCACCCAGCACGACATCGCAGTCGACCTGCTGCCGGCCGACCTGACGCAGCAAGCCGACCTGGTCTCGGTGGAGGCCCGGCTGCGCGACGATGCCCGTATCGGGATCCTCATCAACAACGCCGGCATGGCGCAATCAGGTGGCTTCCTGCAGCAGAACGCTGACGGCGTCGACCGCCTCATCGCGCTCAACATCACCGCGCTGACGCGACTCGCGGCCGCCGTTGCCCCGCGCTTTGCGCAGTCCGGCACGGGCTCGATCGTCAACATCGGCTCGGTCGTCGGCTTCGCCCCTGAATTCGCCATGTCGGTCTACGGCGCGACCAAGGCGTTCGTCCTGTTCCTGTCGCAAGGCCTGAACCTCGAGCTTTCATCCAAGGGCGTGTACGTGCAGGCGGTACTGCCCGCGGCGACCCGCACGGAGATCTGGGAGCGCGCCGGGATCGACGTCAATTCGCTCCCCGACGTGATGGAAGTGGGCGACCTGGTCGATGCGGCGCTCGTCGGCTTCGATCGCCGCGAACTGGTCACGATCCCGCCATTGCAAGTCGCCGGTCGCTGGGATGCGCTGGATGCCGCTCGCCAAGGCTTGCTTTCGGACATTCGCCAGGCGCAGGTGGCCGAACGCTATCGCTCGCAAGCCTGA
- a CDS encoding TetR/AcrR family transcriptional regulator, producing the protein MKVTKAQAQANRAHVVETASTLFREHGYDGVGVADLMAAAGFTHGGFYKQFGSKADLIAESTACGIAQTVAMTDGVGPVEFVEQYLSREHRDSRATGCTMAALGGDTARQPEAVRVAFAAGVEDLVAALTNRRAASGSADAGQARAKTLDALAHAVGAIVMSRACPDDSPLADEFLAVCRHALLASAAPKVAGRKNKTGRHS; encoded by the coding sequence ATGAAGGTCACCAAGGCACAGGCTCAAGCAAACCGGGCGCACGTCGTCGAGACGGCGTCCACTCTGTTTCGTGAGCACGGATACGACGGGGTTGGCGTGGCCGACCTGATGGCGGCCGCGGGATTCACTCACGGCGGCTTCTACAAGCAGTTCGGATCCAAGGCCGACCTGATCGCGGAATCGACGGCGTGCGGCATCGCGCAGACCGTTGCGATGACCGATGGCGTTGGCCCGGTGGAGTTCGTGGAGCAATACCTCTCGCGAGAGCACCGAGACTCACGGGCTACCGGCTGCACGATGGCGGCCCTTGGAGGGGATACCGCACGCCAGCCTGAGGCGGTTCGGGTTGCGTTTGCGGCCGGCGTCGAAGACCTCGTCGCCGCACTGACCAACCGGCGCGCGGCGTCGGGTTCGGCAGATGCTGGCCAGGCGCGAGCCAAGACCCTCGACGCGCTGGCGCATGCCGTGGGTGCCATCGTCATGTCGCGAGCGTGTCCCGACGACTCGCCACTGGCCGATGAATTCCTGGCGGTTTGCCGCCACGCACTCCTTGCATCCGCGGCACCGAAGGTCGCTGGGCGCAAGAACAAGACTGGCCGACATTCCTGA
- a CDS encoding LysR family transcriptional regulator, producing MDRFAAVELFVQIAEVGSLTKAAESLDLSISAASRYLCSLEEHLGARLVQRTTRKLYLTDAGTEFYRRTKGILADLREAEATVTEATIKPTGVLRVTASLSFCLLQIEPLLPAFTAKYPDIAVEVIAANRYYDIIDNNVDLAIRTRQFEADSNITIRRLGSTRRVLAASPDYLERHGVPQSPDDLVKHKMLIYSHAIDPNTLNFRRRDETSVVNVRPLLEASDGQIVVRAALDGMGILVQPKYIIYDDIARGALVPILDDWDLPRLTMNFAFQTRAHLPAKVRLFMEAMVERFEANDYERLWTS from the coding sequence ATGGATCGCTTCGCCGCCGTAGAACTCTTCGTGCAGATCGCTGAGGTGGGCAGCCTGACGAAGGCTGCCGAGAGCCTTGACCTATCGATCTCTGCGGCGAGCCGCTATCTGTGTTCTCTCGAGGAGCATCTGGGTGCGCGTCTCGTTCAGCGCACGACTCGAAAGCTGTACCTGACCGACGCGGGGACGGAGTTCTATCGGCGGACCAAGGGGATCCTTGCGGATCTTCGGGAGGCGGAGGCCACGGTGACCGAAGCGACTATCAAGCCGACCGGCGTGCTGCGCGTCACGGCGTCGCTATCGTTTTGTCTCTTGCAGATCGAGCCACTACTGCCCGCGTTCACGGCCAAGTATCCGGACATCGCGGTGGAAGTGATCGCGGCGAATCGCTATTACGACATCATCGACAACAACGTCGATCTCGCGATCCGCACGCGCCAGTTCGAGGCGGACTCCAACATCACCATTCGTCGGCTCGGGTCGACCCGGCGGGTCCTTGCCGCCTCGCCCGATTACCTCGAGCGGCACGGCGTCCCTCAGTCGCCGGATGATCTGGTCAAGCACAAGATGCTGATCTATTCGCATGCCATCGACCCGAACACGCTCAACTTCAGGCGCAGAGATGAGACTTCGGTGGTGAACGTGAGGCCTTTACTAGAGGCCAGTGACGGCCAGATTGTGGTGCGTGCCGCCCTGGACGGAATGGGCATCCTCGTCCAGCCCAAATACATCATCTACGACGACATCGCGCGAGGTGCGCTGGTGCCGATCCTTGATGACTGGGATCTGCCCCGCCTGACGATGAACTTCGCCTTTCAGACGCGAGCACATCTACCGGCGAAGGTGCGCCTCTTCATGGAGGCGATGGTCGAGCGTTTCGAGGCGAACGATTACGAGCGCCTCTGGACGTCCTGA
- a CDS encoding intradiol ring-cleavage dioxygenase: MTTGDRKAKYPYFEEDTSAEVVNARMGADADPRLKQVMSIIVKHLHAAVKEIEPTHEEWLAAIKFLTDTGHMCNQWRQEFILLSDVLGVSMLVDSINNRRPSGATPNTILGPFYVSGSPRYENGANICLDGKGEPMLASGKVVDIDGKPVQGAQIEVWQTNNEGFYDVQQKGVQPDWNLRGMFTSAHDGSYWFRSVKPRHYPIPNDGPVGKLLGQIGRHPNRAAHMHSIVTAPGYEPVITHIFTPDCQYLSEDAVFGVKHDLIADFEKVEDQAKAQKFGLKAPYWSVNWDFTLAPRKSQEGSTDWINRMVAN; the protein is encoded by the coding sequence ATGACCACTGGCGATCGAAAAGCAAAGTACCCGTACTTTGAAGAGGACACCTCGGCCGAGGTAGTGAATGCCCGCATGGGTGCCGACGCCGATCCGCGCCTCAAGCAAGTCATGTCGATCATCGTGAAGCACCTGCACGCTGCCGTTAAGGAAATCGAGCCGACCCACGAGGAATGGCTGGCTGCCATCAAATTCCTCACCGACACCGGTCACATGTGCAACCAGTGGCGCCAGGAATTCATTCTTCTGTCGGACGTCCTGGGCGTATCGATGCTGGTCGACTCGATCAACAACCGCCGCCCGAGCGGCGCGACGCCCAACACCATCCTGGGTCCCTTCTATGTCTCCGGCTCCCCGCGCTACGAGAACGGCGCGAACATCTGCCTGGACGGCAAGGGCGAGCCGATGCTGGCCAGTGGTAAGGTCGTCGACATCGACGGCAAGCCCGTCCAGGGAGCTCAGATCGAGGTCTGGCAAACTAATAACGAAGGCTTCTATGACGTCCAGCAAAAAGGCGTCCAGCCCGATTGGAACCTGCGCGGCATGTTCACCTCGGCCCACGACGGCAGCTACTGGTTCCGCTCGGTCAAGCCGCGTCACTACCCCATCCCGAATGACGGCCCCGTTGGCAAGCTGCTGGGCCAGATCGGACGCCATCCGAACCGCGCGGCACACATGCACTCCATCGTGACCGCGCCTGGCTACGAGCCTGTCATCACCCACATCTTCACCCCAGACTGCCAGTACCTATCCGAGGACGCCGTCTTCGGAGTGAAGCACGACTTGATCGCTGATTTCGAGAAGGTCGAAGACCAAGCTAAGGCTCAGAAGTTCGGGCTCAAGGCGCCGTATTGGTCGGTCAACTGGGACTTCACCTTGGCGCCTCGCAAGAGCCAGGAGGGCTCCACCGACTGGATCAACAGGATGGTCGCCAACTGA
- the iolG gene encoding inositol 2-dehydrogenase has translation MLRVAVLGAGRIGKIHAANIAADRRTKLVVVADPYKAAVEALAEQLGCEASLDCAAAIEREDVDAVLIGTPTDTHVDLMLRAVKLGKPVLCEKPIDLDIERARTAVEMIEKLNGRVMLAFNRRFDPDAMRLRQAIDEGEVGAVRQVIITSRDPGLPPREYLRHSGGYFRDSTIHDFDTARWMLGEDPVEIMAIGSRLVDPTIADVPDFDSVMVIMRTASGKQCHINQCREASYGFDQRVEVFGSKGMLLNENHRPSSLRRWTSTMTEARDPLLNFFLERHADSYRVELDRFLTALETEGPMPATLRDGIIALRIADCALESATTGRMVRI, from the coding sequence ATGCTACGTGTAGCTGTGCTTGGTGCTGGGCGGATCGGCAAGATCCATGCAGCCAATATCGCGGCAGATCGCCGGACCAAACTGGTCGTGGTCGCCGATCCCTACAAGGCAGCCGTGGAAGCGCTGGCCGAGCAACTTGGCTGCGAAGCTTCGCTGGATTGCGCTGCCGCCATCGAACGGGAAGACGTCGATGCGGTATTGATCGGCACGCCCACCGACACGCACGTCGATCTGATGCTGCGCGCCGTAAAGCTCGGCAAGCCGGTGCTATGTGAGAAGCCCATCGACCTCGACATTGAGCGGGCGCGCACCGCAGTCGAGATGATCGAGAAGCTGAACGGCCGCGTCATGCTCGCGTTCAATCGACGTTTCGACCCGGACGCTATGCGCTTGCGCCAGGCCATCGACGAAGGCGAAGTGGGCGCTGTTCGCCAGGTCATCATCACAAGCCGGGATCCAGGGCTGCCGCCGCGGGAGTACCTGCGGCACTCCGGCGGCTACTTCCGTGATAGCACGATCCATGACTTCGACACCGCGCGGTGGATGCTCGGCGAAGATCCCGTGGAGATCATGGCGATCGGCAGCCGCCTCGTCGATCCGACGATCGCGGACGTGCCGGACTTCGACAGCGTCATGGTCATCATGCGCACGGCGTCCGGCAAGCAGTGCCACATCAATCAATGCCGCGAAGCTTCCTACGGCTTCGACCAGCGCGTCGAGGTGTTTGGTTCGAAGGGCATGCTGCTCAACGAGAACCACCGCCCCTCTTCGCTGCGTCGCTGGACCAGCACGATGACGGAAGCACGCGACCCGCTGCTGAACTTCTTCCTCGAGCGCCACGCTGATTCCTACCGGGTCGAGCTCGATCGATTCCTCACGGCCCTGGAAACCGAGGGTCCTATGCCCGCAACACTGCGCGACGGAATCATTGCCTTGCGCATCGCCGACTGCGCACTGGAGTCGGCGACCACCGGCCGCATGGTCCGGATCTGA
- a CDS encoding sugar ABC transporter ATP-binding protein, whose amino-acid sequence MNTVSPVISIKGVSKAFSGVRALDNVQIELFPGEVHALMGENGAGKSTLMKILAGVYQKDSGEILLDGKEVDIDSPHSAQKHGISIIHQELNLMNHLSAAQNIFIGREPKHMGVFVDENTLNRKAEEIFARMHLKLDPRTPVGELTVAKQQMVEIAKALSFDSRVLIMDEPTAALNNAEVADLFAIIRKLKSHGVAVVYISHKMDELQQIADRVTVMRDGQYVATVPMATTSTDRIINMMVGRDIGDVANHTPDTSGNPVVLEVRDLNRGKAIRGVNFTLRKGEILGFAGLMGAGRTEVARAIFGADRIDSGEFHVHGQRAHIRSPEDAVAHGIGYLSEDRKQFGLATGLDVETNIVMSSLKRFLKYGTVVDEKRTRAVARDYVKQLKIKTSSVEKQVKLLSGGNQQKIVIAKWLLRDCDILFFDEPTRGIDIGAKSEIYKLLDALAEQGKAIVMISSELPEVIRMSHRILVMCEGRITGEIPGREATQENIMQLATRRDTETVA is encoded by the coding sequence ATGAATACAGTCAGTCCTGTCATCTCGATCAAGGGCGTTTCGAAGGCTTTCTCCGGCGTGCGGGCGCTGGACAACGTTCAGATCGAGCTGTTCCCGGGCGAGGTGCACGCGCTGATGGGAGAGAACGGCGCAGGCAAATCGACGCTCATGAAGATCCTGGCGGGGGTCTATCAGAAAGACTCCGGCGAGATCCTGCTCGATGGCAAGGAAGTCGACATCGACAGCCCTCATTCGGCGCAAAAGCACGGCATCAGCATCATTCATCAGGAACTCAACCTGATGAACCACCTGAGTGCCGCACAAAACATCTTCATCGGGCGGGAGCCAAAGCACATGGGCGTGTTCGTCGACGAGAACACGCTCAATCGCAAGGCGGAAGAGATCTTCGCGCGCATGCACCTGAAGCTCGACCCGCGCACCCCGGTGGGCGAGCTGACGGTCGCCAAACAGCAGATGGTCGAGATTGCCAAGGCGCTCTCGTTCGACTCGCGCGTCCTCATCATGGACGAGCCTACCGCGGCACTCAACAACGCGGAGGTGGCGGACCTCTTCGCGATCATCCGCAAGCTCAAGTCGCACGGTGTGGCGGTGGTCTACATCTCTCACAAGATGGACGAATTGCAGCAGATCGCTGATCGCGTCACCGTGATGCGCGACGGCCAATACGTGGCGACCGTTCCTATGGCCACGACGAGCACCGACCGGATCATCAACATGATGGTGGGCCGCGACATCGGAGACGTCGCAAACCATACGCCAGATACCTCCGGAAATCCGGTCGTCCTGGAGGTGCGGGATCTCAATCGCGGCAAGGCAATTCGGGGCGTCAACTTCACCCTGCGCAAGGGCGAGATCTTGGGCTTTGCCGGCTTGATGGGCGCGGGTCGCACTGAAGTCGCTCGGGCGATATTCGGTGCCGATCGCATCGACTCGGGAGAGTTTCATGTCCACGGCCAGCGAGCGCACATTCGATCTCCCGAAGATGCGGTGGCGCATGGCATCGGCTACCTCTCGGAGGATCGCAAGCAGTTCGGCCTGGCAACCGGGCTGGATGTCGAAACCAACATCGTGATGTCGAGCCTGAAGAGGTTCCTGAAGTACGGCACCGTGGTGGACGAGAAGCGTACGCGCGCAGTGGCCCGGGACTACGTCAAGCAGCTGAAGATCAAAACGTCGTCGGTCGAAAAGCAGGTCAAGCTGCTCTCGGGCGGCAACCAGCAGAAGATCGTCATCGCGAAATGGCTCCTGCGCGACTGCGACATCCTTTTCTTCGACGAGCCGACGCGCGGGATCGACATCGGCGCGAAGAGCGAGATCTACAAGCTGCTCGATGCCCTTGCCGAACAGGGTAAGGCAATCGTGATGATCTCCTCAGAACTCCCTGAAGTGATCCGGATGAGCCATCGAATCCTTGTGATGTGCGAAGGCCGAATTACCGGCGAGATTCCCGGCCGCGAGGCTACCCAGGAAAACATCATGCAGCTCGCCACACGGCGAGACACCGAGACAGTAGCCTGA